GCCGATCGCGAGAACGAAAATCTCGGCCCAGCCATCGACGACGGCATTATCAAATTGCGCCAGATGTATCTGCGCGAGATCGAGAAAGTAAAACGCGGCGAAGACCCGCGCTGTGTCGTGCGCGACCCGACCAAGAACCAGATGATTGTGATACCAGCTTACGAGAAGTGGGTACCGGAGAGCGAGCGGAATTTGTCCAAGACCGCGGCGGTCGGATGAGGATGGGCGCAAAAGGCACAAAACTCGGAGAGGGAAAATTCACCACGAAGGTCACGAAGAGCACGAAGGTAAGAGAAGAATATCCTAAATGTTTTTTCCGACTTCGTGTCCTTCGTACCTTCGTGGTGAGTCTTTTGAGGGAAGCGAAATGGCAATCTACGCAACCAACGAAAACGACGTTCAAAAAGTGAAAAGCGGCCGCGGCTTCACCCAATGGCTGTATGTCTCTCCTGGCGGCAACGGTCCGGAGATGATGATTCGCAACTGGGGGCCTGACACTGATATTCCTGTGCACAGCCATCCCTATCACGAGATGTTCTACGTGCTCGAAGGTGAGATCGAGATTGGCGGCACGGTCTACAAAGAGGGTGCCTGCATCTACATTGAAAAAGACACGCCCTACGGACCGACGCGGGCGCCCAAGGGCGGCAAAGTGCTGCGCTACGCTGAAGCGGGTCAAGGCAAATAGCATGGAAGAGCATTACATCGACGCCGACGGCATAAAGACGTTTTACGTGAAAGCCGGCAGCGGCTTTCCGCTGGTCATGTTTCACGGTGCCGCGCCGGGCGCATCGGCGCAGGTCAATTGGCAGTTGAATATCGAACCGCTGGCGGCGGCGGGCTTTACGGTCTACGCCTACGACCAAGCCGGCTACGGCCGGAGCGACAACCCCGCGGATTTGTCGATCGAATATCGCGTCACGCATGCCAGGGCGTTCGTCAATGCCTTGCAACTCGATCGCTATCACGTGATCGGCAACTCAGTGGGTGGTTACATTGCCGCGCGATTGGCGTTGGAAGACGAACGTGTCGTCAAGTTTGTTACGACGACCAGCGGTACGTTGGCACCGAGAGGATCCGAGGAATCGGCAGCGCTGGGGCAGAAACATTCCGAGGAGCTGCGCGAGTATGTGCCAGGCCTGGACAACATGCGCAAGCTCACGCTGAGCACTTTGTGCAAAAAGGAGCTGGTAACCGAAGCGTTGGTCCAGGCCCGCTACGAAATGAGCATCGGCAAGAACCAAGAAGCCGCAGAACGCCGCCGCGGTGTCAGACCGCCGCGGCCAGTTTTTGATGAGTTGCGCCAGTTCAAGAAGAAATCATTGCTCCTGTGGGGTGCCCAAGATCGCGGCGTTTCGGTGGAGCGCGGTATCTTACTTTTCCAGTTGATGCCGAACTGCGAGTTTCATCTCTTCGACCAGTGCGCCCACTGGGTGCAATGGGATCAGGCCGAGCGGTTTAACCGCTTGGTCGTGGACTTCCTGAAGGGCTAGTGTCAACGGTTTTTCCGGCGGATGTAAACTAGGTTTACTTGATTCTCCCGGTTTTCTGTTCCCCGTATCCTTTCAGATACGCGACTGATCTGGTATCGCGCATCCGTTGAGCGTGATTCCCGCTGTTTTTCCTCAAATATTTCATTGCTCGTAACTTTGGCTGCTTACTGCACGCGCTGGCATGGCGGCTGCTATTGCCATCGTTAGGATTTTGGCAGCAGCGAGCGGAAAGGAGAGCCATCATGAAAGCAATAGCGATCAGAAACTTGTCCACACTGTGGGGCGGTGGGCGACCCGAGCGAGGCCCCGGCGATGCGGCGCTGTGGCTGCACATTGAGCCGGCGCAGAGCAAAACGCTGCAATTCGAAATGCAGCGCATTCGCGGAGAGACGCTGCGCCGAATCGGCATCGTGCCATGAGTTTACCGATTGTCGCAGCGTATCAGCGATAATCTTTTTGGGCGGCGATCAAGGTGAGAGACCTCCCAGCGGAGAGTCTGGCGAACGCCGCGTCGAATACCTCACCTGGTGAGCGGCGACGGCGCGCGCCGATGGCGCGGGATCTGCCGATCGTTCAGGCAGCGGCCGCGGTCTCTAGAGTCCGTTCGTACTTGCGGATGATTGCCCGTTCCGGGATCAACTGGAGCTCGCACTCGCTGAGCTTCCAGCCGGTTTTTGCACAGGCTTCACGCTCGGAGTTGGCTTCTTCGATGGATACTTCCTGGGTTCCGACCAGCCAAATTTTATAAGTCGCCATAGCCTTGCTCCTTCCGTCGAGAGGCACTTCGTGCCGCGTTCACTTCTTAGACGAAGGGACATGCAATTTCGATGCACTAAACGAAGGCGCGCGCTTGGCGGTCAAATCCTTGACGTGCCGACCGGGTTTGCCTAAAAGGTTAGGGTCGGATCATGATCATTCCCACACCCTTACCGGCCGCCGGCTTGGCTGTCCCGCTGCGAGCGGCGTTTCAGGTGTTCAAACGCTGGCCCCTCATCGGGGTGGCGTCCAATAACCTGAACCCAAGCCTGGTACTTCACGGCGATGGCGTCGAGTACAATCTGGTCAAACACAGGCGCCGCAGCTATGCTGACGTCGAGATGGTCGACGCGCGTCAATGGGTTGGCGGGCATGATATTATCTTTCATTGGCGCGGGGCGTTTTTCGCCTCGCGAATGAATTTGGCGCAGGCAGATTGGCTGCCCCAGCTCCTGGGATTTTTCTCGGACAAAGGCTGCCTCCTGTCAACTCCCGCGCGTGAGATCCTGGCTGGCGCGCAGGCGGTCAGCAAGAGCGCAAACGGTCGTTAAGGAGTTTTCTATGGCCAAATATCAATGGCTCGGGTGCTGGGTAGTCTGGCTGGCTCTGATGAGTGCGTCGGATGGTCTCGCACAGGACAAGAAGCTGGACCGGATTCGTATTGGCGGCGGCTCCACCTCGGCGACGCAGATGTCGATGTGGTTTGCCAAGGACGCCGGTCTTTACGAGAGGAACGGTTTGAGCGTCGAAGCGATTAGCATTCCGGGAAGCAGTCTAGCGCTGCAAGCGATGCTCTCAGGCGAGCTGCCGATTATCCAGCTTGGCGGGGCGGCGTCGCTCCAGGCGAATTTTTCCGGCGCCGATACGGTGATCATTGCGACCATCGTCAAGAAATTTCTCTTTTGGATTTACTCCACGCCAGGTATCGCGCGCATGGAGGACTTGAAAGGCAAGGTGTTCGGCACGACGCGATTTGGGTCGCTGTCCGACCTGGCATCACGATTTGCCCTGCGTCTCTACGGCATTGACCCCGAGCGCGATATCACCATGGTTCAAACTTCCAGTCCGGCGGACACTGTGGTGGCTATCTCCACGGGCCGCATTCACGCCGCGGCACTAAGCCCGCCGGCGACTCTGCAGGCAAAAAAGAGCAAGCTCAAAGAGCTGCTCGACATGTCCAAGCTCGACGCCGAGTATCACATCAACGGTGTCGTAACAACGCGCCGTTATCTAAGAACCAACGAAGATATAGTGCGCCGCTTCATGCGTGCCTACATCGAAGGCGCCGTGCGCGGCCAGCGCGACAAAAACTTCGCGACGCGCTCCATGGGCAAGATCTTCCGCACCGACGACCGTGAGCTGCTCGACGAAAGCTACGACATGATCGTCAAGAATAACTTTGTCATCCCCCCGCATCCGTCCGTGCCGGGCGTCGCCAGCTTATTGAAAGGATTGGAGCCGTCGAATCCCAAAGCGAAGACTTCGAAACCGGAGGAGCACGCCGACGGAAAGATTGTGCGGGAATTGGAGCAGAGCGGGTTTATCAAAGGGTTGCAACAATAGAAAGATTCCCCATGGCGTTGACGATTAAAGATGCGTAGCGCCGAGTATTTGTAACGCCCGTGGGTGTCGGTGCTAAACCGCCGATTGATATCTAAATGACCCGGCGTCACGGCAGCAGAGAAAAAGATGTTCGGTGGAGCCCTGACCTCGGGTAATTTTCGGCGAAATCTAAAGTCGATAGAAGCGCTTCGCGTTA
This region of Deltaproteobacteria bacterium genomic DNA includes:
- a CDS encoding cupin domain-containing protein: MFFPTSCPSYLRGESFEGSEMAIYATNENDVQKVKSGRGFTQWLYVSPGGNGPEMMIRNWGPDTDIPVHSHPYHEMFYVLEGEIEIGGTVYKEGACIYIEKDTPYGPTRAPKGGKVLRYAEAGQGK
- a CDS encoding ABC transporter substrate-binding protein, which codes for MAKYQWLGCWVVWLALMSASDGLAQDKKLDRIRIGGGSTSATQMSMWFAKDAGLYERNGLSVEAISIPGSSLALQAMLSGELPIIQLGGAASLQANFSGADTVIIATIVKKFLFWIYSTPGIARMEDLKGKVFGTTRFGSLSDLASRFALRLYGIDPERDITMVQTSSPADTVVAISTGRIHAAALSPPATLQAKKSKLKELLDMSKLDAEYHINGVVTTRRYLRTNEDIVRRFMRAYIEGAVRGQRDKNFATRSMGKIFRTDDRELLDESYDMIVKNNFVIPPHPSVPGVASLLKGLEPSNPKAKTSKPEEHADGKIVRELEQSGFIKGLQQ
- a CDS encoding alpha/beta fold hydrolase, whose product is MEEHYIDADGIKTFYVKAGSGFPLVMFHGAAPGASAQVNWQLNIEPLAAAGFTVYAYDQAGYGRSDNPADLSIEYRVTHARAFVNALQLDRYHVIGNSVGGYIAARLALEDERVVKFVTTTSGTLAPRGSEESAALGQKHSEELREYVPGLDNMRKLTLSTLCKKELVTEALVQARYEMSIGKNQEAAERRRGVRPPRPVFDELRQFKKKSLLLWGAQDRGVSVERGILLFQLMPNCEFHLFDQCAHWVQWDQAERFNRLVVDFLKG